A genomic stretch from Algoriphagus halophilus includes:
- a CDS encoding BaiN/RdsA family NAD(P)/FAD-dependent oxidoreductase, which translates to MKIAVIGGGAAGFFAAIHASKKGSSVTIFEKSPKLLSKVKVSGGGRCNMTHKPLEISKLVKNYPRGEKFLKKVFRHFKSEDTIHWFESRSVPLKVEADGRMFPVSDDSQSIIDALLKEANQLGIQIKTSTGIKAIQNQANSFLLETNHGELTFDAVIVAGGGHPKLEGYSFLKNLKHSIVSPIPSLFTFNTPQEPIKKLMGISMPDAHVKIEGTKLNYQGPLLITHWGVSGPAVLKLSAFGAEWLHEKKYHARAIINWNSDFNETKYLEHLMAYATSHPNRKVINYPLFEVPGRLWEYLCNRSEIELNQTFNGLSKKQYNKLVQNLFCHILNIDGKTTFKEEFVTAGGIALQEVNPNTMESMYHPNLYFAGEILNIDGITGGFNFQAAWSTGYLAGISSVNSSI; encoded by the coding sequence TTGAAAATAGCTGTTATCGGAGGAGGTGCTGCAGGTTTTTTTGCTGCCATTCATGCCAGTAAAAAAGGAAGTTCAGTTACTATTTTCGAAAAGTCACCCAAGTTATTATCCAAGGTAAAAGTCTCTGGTGGGGGCAGGTGTAATATGACCCATAAGCCACTGGAAATCTCCAAATTGGTCAAGAATTATCCCAGGGGTGAAAAATTTCTGAAAAAGGTGTTCCGTCATTTTAAAAGTGAGGATACCATCCATTGGTTTGAATCCCGTTCAGTTCCTTTGAAAGTGGAAGCGGATGGAAGAATGTTTCCCGTGTCGGATGATTCTCAAAGCATAATTGATGCCTTATTGAAGGAAGCTAATCAATTGGGGATCCAGATAAAAACCTCTACTGGAATCAAAGCAATACAGAATCAAGCCAATTCCTTTTTGTTGGAGACCAACCATGGGGAATTAACCTTCGATGCGGTGATCGTGGCTGGAGGTGGTCATCCCAAATTGGAGGGCTATTCATTTCTAAAAAACCTAAAACATTCCATCGTCAGTCCAATTCCTTCCTTGTTTACATTTAATACGCCTCAGGAACCGATCAAGAAATTGATGGGGATTTCCATGCCTGATGCGCATGTGAAAATTGAAGGAACTAAGCTGAATTACCAAGGCCCATTATTAATTACCCATTGGGGTGTATCAGGTCCAGCGGTGCTAAAATTGTCAGCATTTGGGGCAGAATGGCTTCATGAAAAAAAATACCATGCCCGTGCCATCATCAATTGGAATTCAGATTTTAATGAAACCAAGTATTTGGAACATTTAATGGCTTATGCGACATCTCATCCAAATAGAAAGGTCATTAATTACCCCTTGTTTGAGGTTCCCGGAAGGTTATGGGAATACCTATGTAATCGTTCGGAGATTGAATTGAATCAAACTTTCAATGGATTGAGTAAAAAGCAGTACAATAAGTTGGTACAGAACCTTTTTTGCCATATTTTGAACATCGATGGCAAAACAACCTTTAAAGAGGAGTTTGTGACTGCCGGAGGAATAGCTCTACAAGAGGTAAATCCTAATACAATGGAGAGTATGTATCACCCGAATCTATACTTTGCCGGAGAAATCTTAAATATTGACGGAATCACTGGAGGCTTTAATTTTCAGGCTGCCTGGTCCACTGGATATTTAGCCGGAATCTCATCAGTAAATAGCAGTATATGA
- a CDS encoding YheT family hydrolase yields MPIVPSSYPGPPAFLFNGHLETIVPSLYRKVNEVDYVRERIDTPDGDFLNLDWSKVGSNRLLIISHGLEGDSNRHYVKGLVKLFNQQQIDVMVWNNRTCGGEINDLPILYHHGASYDLDTSIQYVLNTGAYTDIYLTGISMGGAQTLKYLGEKSSDLPREIKKAAVYSTPCNLPSSAATLKLKSNTFYKKRFLGKLKKKIAAKASQFPELINLELLEKVKDFDSFDTLFTAKLHGFKDAADFYQSVSADNWMKDISISTLIINAKNDPLLGPECYPIELAKKKPEIYLEMPDRGGHTGFLLKGNEFTWAELRLLEFLIGKN; encoded by the coding sequence ATGCCTATTGTTCCTTCCTCTTACCCCGGCCCTCCAGCCTTTTTGTTTAATGGCCACTTAGAAACCATTGTTCCTAGTCTTTATAGAAAAGTAAATGAGGTGGACTATGTGCGTGAACGAATAGATACGCCGGATGGGGATTTTTTGAATTTGGATTGGTCTAAAGTAGGTTCTAATCGTCTATTGATCATTTCACATGGATTGGAAGGAGATTCCAATCGACACTATGTGAAAGGATTGGTAAAGCTGTTTAATCAACAGCAAATAGATGTCATGGTTTGGAATAACAGAACTTGTGGTGGGGAAATCAATGACCTCCCAATCCTCTATCATCATGGTGCAAGCTATGATTTAGATACCTCTATTCAATATGTCTTAAATACAGGAGCCTATACTGATATTTATTTGACTGGAATCAGCATGGGAGGTGCTCAAACTTTAAAATATTTAGGGGAAAAATCCAGTGATCTACCTCGAGAAATAAAGAAGGCGGCAGTCTATTCCACTCCTTGCAACCTTCCTTCTAGTGCAGCCACATTAAAGCTGAAATCCAATACCTTTTATAAAAAGCGATTTTTGGGAAAGCTTAAAAAGAAAATTGCTGCTAAAGCTTCTCAATTCCCAGAACTGATCAATTTAGAATTACTGGAGAAGGTTAAGGATTTTGATTCCTTTGATACGCTTTTTACTGCTAAACTTCATGGATTTAAGGATGCAGCGGATTTTTATCAATCGGTCTCTGCGGATAATTGGATGAAGGACATTAGCATTTCTACTTTGATCATCAATGCAAAAAATGACCCGCTTTTGGGACCTGAGTGTTACCCTATTGAATTGGCGAAGAAAAAGCCTGAAATCTATTTGGAAATGCCTGATAGAGGAGGACATACAGGCTTTTTACTGAAAGGAAATGAATTTACTTGGGCCGAATTAAGGTTGCTTGAATTTTTGATAGGTAAAAACTAA
- a CDS encoding FMN-binding glutamate synthase family protein, which produces MRTLFFVAAFILISVTALSIYFFGFGYSFLAILLVLLVVGLYDVLQTKHAILKNFPIVGHFRYMFEAISPEIQQYFIESNTDGRPFSRNLRSLVYRRAKNVNDTHPFGTQRDLGGEEYMALRHSIYAVKPIEEEPRISIGSDYCTQPYSASILNISAMSFGSLSSNAILALNKGAKKGGFFHNTGEGGISNHHREGGGDLVWQIGTGYFGCRDEEGNFDPEKFKEKANWPQVKMIEIKLSQGAKPGHGGVLPGVKNTEEIAHIRGVKPGETILSPPAHTAFSGPKGLVEFVGKLRKLSGGKPVGFKLCIGRTEEFVNVCKEMVAQHIWPDFITVDGAEGGTGAAPLEFSDSVGLPLEPALIFVNGTLEKYHLREHIRIIASGKAISAFSILKNIALGADICNSARGFMFSLGCIQALRCNTNECPTGVATQKASLTKGLVVSDKSERVYNFHKNTVHAVQELLGATGHTHTSEISIHDLVKGDEMVKLANRYFPDTVNTQV; this is translated from the coding sequence ATGAGAACCCTTTTTTTTGTGGCAGCATTTATTTTGATTTCTGTCACTGCATTATCTATTTACTTCTTTGGCTTCGGATATAGTTTTTTGGCCATTCTTTTGGTATTGCTGGTAGTGGGGCTTTATGATGTGCTTCAAACAAAACATGCGATTTTAAAGAATTTTCCTATTGTGGGACATTTCAGATACATGTTTGAGGCGATTTCTCCAGAGATTCAACAATATTTTATAGAAAGCAATACGGATGGAAGACCTTTTAGTAGAAATTTGAGGTCTTTGGTCTATAGAAGAGCCAAAAATGTAAATGATACACATCCATTTGGAACGCAAAGGGATCTGGGGGGTGAGGAGTATATGGCCTTACGCCATTCTATTTATGCCGTAAAGCCTATTGAGGAAGAACCTAGAATTTCCATTGGAAGTGATTACTGTACCCAGCCCTATTCTGCTTCTATTCTTAATATTTCAGCCATGAGTTTTGGCTCCCTGAGTTCCAACGCGATTTTGGCATTGAATAAAGGTGCGAAAAAAGGTGGCTTCTTTCATAATACAGGAGAAGGAGGAATCAGTAATCACCATCGTGAAGGGGGAGGAGACCTCGTTTGGCAAATTGGAACAGGTTATTTTGGCTGTAGAGATGAAGAAGGAAATTTTGACCCTGAAAAATTTAAGGAAAAGGCGAATTGGCCACAGGTCAAAATGATTGAGATCAAGCTTTCCCAAGGAGCAAAACCAGGACATGGGGGAGTATTGCCTGGGGTCAAAAACACAGAGGAAATTGCCCATATCAGGGGAGTTAAGCCTGGAGAGACCATTTTATCACCTCCCGCACATACCGCATTTTCTGGTCCCAAAGGATTGGTGGAGTTTGTAGGGAAGCTTAGAAAACTGTCTGGTGGCAAACCCGTTGGGTTTAAACTTTGTATAGGCAGAACAGAAGAATTTGTGAATGTCTGCAAGGAAATGGTTGCCCAACATATCTGGCCAGATTTTATTACCGTGGATGGAGCTGAAGGCGGAACGGGTGCAGCTCCATTGGAATTCTCGGACAGTGTTGGTCTTCCTTTGGAACCTGCATTGATTTTTGTGAATGGTACGTTGGAAAAATACCACCTCAGAGAGCATATCCGGATCATAGCTTCTGGAAAAGCGATTTCAGCTTTTTCGATCCTTAAAAACATTGCCTTGGGAGCGGATATATGTAATTCTGCCCGTGGTTTTATGTTCAGTTTGGGATGTATTCAAGCTTTACGTTGCAATACCAATGAATGCCCAACAGGAGTTGCCACCCAAAAGGCCAGTCTGACCAAAGGCTTGGTGGTCAGTGATAAATCGGAAAGGGTCTATAACTTCCATAAAAACACAGTGCATGCCGTCCAGGAATTACTGGGCGCCACCGGTCATACCCATACTTCTGAGATCAGTATACACGACTTAGTGAAGGGAGATGAGATGGTGAAACTGGCCAATCGATATTTCCCGGATACAGTGAATACCCAGGTATAA
- the lhgO gene encoding L-2-hydroxyglutarate oxidase, with protein MIYDIVIVGGGIVGLATGLKIQQSNPALKIALLEKEDQLAKHQTGNNSGVIHSGLYYKPGSLKATNCINGYHELIQFCEEEKIPYEITGKVVVATKDEQIPLLNNLLERGLQNGLAGTRSITIDELKEYEPHCTGVAAIHVPQTGIVDYFNVAIAYGRKIVQAGGEIFLNHKVLTINHKDNINYIETSKGEFQCKLVINCAGLYSDKVAQMNESDPIDVKIIPFRGEYYKLKKEKEYLVKNLIYPVPDPNFPFLGVHYTRMKKGGVEAGPNAVLAFKREGYKKSQINLAELAESLAWPGFQKVAAKYWQTGFGELYRSFSKAAFTKALQELIPEIQASDLEDGGAGVRAQACDRTGGLLDDFAIRESAHAINVLNAPSPAATSSLSIGGTVAELALKRFQ; from the coding sequence ATGATTTACGACATTGTCATTGTTGGTGGAGGAATTGTTGGGTTGGCCACTGGGCTAAAAATCCAACAATCAAACCCTGCTCTGAAAATTGCCCTCCTGGAAAAAGAAGATCAACTAGCAAAACACCAAACTGGAAACAACAGTGGGGTGATCCATTCTGGCCTGTATTATAAACCAGGTTCCTTAAAGGCGACCAACTGCATCAATGGTTATCATGAATTGATTCAGTTCTGTGAAGAGGAAAAGATCCCTTACGAAATTACGGGCAAAGTCGTCGTTGCCACCAAAGATGAACAAATCCCTCTCTTAAATAATCTGCTTGAAAGAGGTCTTCAAAATGGATTGGCCGGAACCAGGTCTATTACGATTGATGAGTTAAAAGAGTATGAACCCCATTGTACCGGTGTAGCCGCCATCCACGTTCCCCAAACGGGAATCGTGGACTATTTTAACGTGGCCATTGCCTATGGAAGAAAGATTGTACAAGCTGGAGGGGAAATATTTTTAAATCATAAAGTATTAACTATCAATCACAAAGACAATATCAATTACATCGAAACTTCAAAAGGGGAATTTCAATGTAAGTTGGTGATCAACTGTGCGGGACTTTATTCAGATAAGGTAGCCCAGATGAATGAATCAGACCCTATCGATGTCAAAATCATACCTTTTAGAGGTGAGTATTACAAACTGAAAAAAGAGAAGGAGTATTTGGTCAAGAATCTTATTTATCCTGTTCCAGATCCGAATTTCCCCTTTTTAGGAGTTCATTATACCCGAATGAAAAAAGGTGGTGTGGAAGCAGGACCAAATGCAGTGCTTGCTTTCAAAAGAGAGGGATATAAGAAATCCCAAATCAATCTAGCGGAATTGGCCGAAAGTTTAGCATGGCCAGGATTTCAAAAAGTAGCGGCAAAATATTGGCAAACGGGTTTTGGAGAATTGTATAGATCTTTTTCAAAAGCAGCGTTTACCAAAGCGCTTCAAGAATTGATACCCGAAATTCAAGCTTCTGATTTGGAAGATGGAGGTGCGGGGGTACGGGCACAAGCCTGCGACAGAACAGGAGGTTTATTGGATGATTTTGCCATCAGGGAGTCTGCACATGCCATCAACGTATTAAATGCTCCTTCTCCAGCAGCTACTAGCTCACTTTCCATTGGAGGTACCGTGGCTGAATTGGCATTGAAAAGATTTCAATAA
- a CDS encoding DUF5686 and carboxypeptidase-like regulatory domain-containing protein, translating to MIRNLLFLFTFLLFSEASAQFIVQGKVTDAETGDPIPFASVLLKGTTLGMNTDFEGNYSLSAKSLPDSIVVSYIGYLTQSKPLSNQAEQTLNFQLRPSDFQLEAFVFEAGENPAFEIIRKAVAKKKEFDKRSLTAYETKNYTKIEIDIDHVAEEFAQRKSVRKVTAVLDSIKQLTNDEGEKILPIFFSETLSKFYYRNNPELRKEIVEKSRVTGVGITDGSTTSQITGSVFQEYNFYKNWLSILEKDFVSPIADGWKAFYDYDLMDSVLVGQDSCYMLQVYPRREQDLAFSGTIWINKETYALKQVDLTIPKETNLNFVERIKIQQELVPTPPGPLIPSKSRIQIKIGQVTPKTAGLLAKFYTSSDSLKLNDPAPTSFFNQAVVLKPDFNTGNEEFWRANRQDPLSSEELAVLQMVDTLKRIPVIRFYTEGLKFFATGYLPVGKMDLGPWPGFFNYNNVEGIRLGVGGRTNLKFSNKWLLQGYLAYGFKDERFKYTGSVTRVLDRNRWTTMRLGSQREIEQVGLEIASLEGNSIFLAASRFGTLRRAYMSTKHELNFQREFFKGFLFSAAVNVAQFEPLYDFYYLDKDTRDYRSRFETTEARFALRYGRDEIVIINDNERVSFGPSKWPIVQLNYARGLRWLGGDITYDKLSFYLYQRLNMGMLGVSRYELDAGKVFGEVPYPILKNHLGNETLFYTSAAFNTMNLNEFASDQYLSLRYRHFFEGFLLNKIPLIKKLKWRAVANANFLYGSVQDKNVENSPNRDPNGNPLETFGSLDPYVPYVELGYGIENIFKFFRVDFFHRMTYLDNPEAKPFAVKISAQIIL from the coding sequence ATGATCCGCAACCTTCTTTTTTTATTCACCTTCCTGTTATTTTCTGAAGCCTCTGCACAATTTATTGTCCAAGGTAAGGTCACTGATGCTGAAACAGGGGATCCCATTCCATTCGCCTCTGTACTCTTAAAAGGGACTACTTTGGGGATGAATACAGATTTTGAAGGGAACTATTCATTGAGTGCGAAATCATTGCCTGATAGCATTGTGGTGAGCTACATAGGATATTTGACTCAATCCAAACCCCTATCAAATCAAGCGGAACAAACCTTGAATTTCCAGTTGAGGCCAAGTGATTTTCAATTGGAGGCTTTTGTTTTTGAGGCTGGGGAAAACCCGGCATTTGAGATTATCCGGAAGGCAGTAGCAAAGAAAAAAGAATTTGATAAACGTTCCCTAACGGCTTATGAAACAAAAAACTATACCAAGATCGAGATTGATATAGACCATGTAGCAGAAGAGTTTGCACAACGAAAGTCAGTTCGTAAAGTCACCGCAGTTTTGGATAGTATCAAGCAGCTGACCAATGATGAAGGAGAGAAAATCTTACCGATATTTTTCTCCGAAACCCTCTCTAAATTTTATTATCGAAACAATCCCGAATTACGAAAAGAAATCGTGGAGAAGTCCCGAGTGACCGGAGTAGGGATTACAGATGGATCCACCACTTCTCAGATTACCGGTTCGGTGTTTCAAGAGTATAATTTTTACAAAAACTGGTTGAGTATCCTGGAAAAGGACTTTGTTTCTCCCATTGCGGATGGGTGGAAAGCCTTCTACGACTATGATCTAATGGATTCGGTCTTGGTGGGACAGGACAGTTGTTATATGTTGCAGGTGTATCCAAGGAGGGAACAGGATCTGGCTTTCAGCGGAACCATTTGGATCAATAAGGAAACGTATGCACTCAAGCAGGTCGACCTGACGATCCCAAAAGAAACAAATCTAAACTTTGTGGAGCGGATCAAGATTCAGCAGGAATTGGTTCCAACTCCTCCTGGACCATTGATTCCTTCTAAAAGTAGAATCCAAATTAAAATAGGGCAGGTGACTCCCAAAACTGCTGGCCTGTTAGCCAAATTTTATACTTCCTCCGACAGTTTAAAATTAAATGATCCTGCACCCACTTCGTTTTTTAATCAAGCAGTAGTGTTAAAGCCAGATTTCAACACGGGAAATGAAGAATTTTGGAGGGCCAATCGTCAAGATCCATTGAGTTCGGAAGAATTGGCGGTTTTGCAAATGGTGGATACGCTCAAAAGAATTCCAGTTATCCGTTTTTATACTGAAGGACTGAAGTTTTTTGCTACGGGGTATTTGCCTGTAGGTAAAATGGATTTGGGTCCTTGGCCAGGTTTTTTCAACTACAATAATGTGGAAGGGATACGATTAGGGGTTGGCGGCAGAACCAACCTAAAATTCTCTAATAAGTGGTTGTTACAGGGATATTTGGCCTATGGTTTTAAAGATGAACGATTTAAATACACCGGATCTGTAACCCGGGTTTTGGATCGAAACCGATGGACCACCATGCGTTTGGGCTCCCAGCGGGAAATAGAGCAGGTAGGATTGGAAATTGCGAGTTTGGAAGGGAATAGTATTTTCCTTGCTGCAAGTAGGTTTGGTACGCTTAGACGTGCATACATGAGTACCAAACATGAATTGAATTTCCAGCGGGAGTTTTTCAAAGGGTTTTTATTCAGCGCTGCTGTCAATGTGGCTCAGTTTGAACCCTTGTATGATTTCTATTATTTGGATAAAGATACTCGGGATTACCGATCAAGATTTGAGACGACTGAAGCAAGATTTGCCCTTCGTTATGGAAGGGATGAAATCGTCATCATCAATGATAACGAGCGGGTTTCATTTGGACCTTCCAAATGGCCAATAGTCCAATTGAATTATGCCAGAGGGTTGAGATGGCTGGGAGGGGATATCACCTACGACAAACTGAGTTTTTACCTATATCAGCGTCTTAATATGGGGATGCTAGGGGTTTCAAGATATGAACTGGATGCAGGAAAGGTCTTTGGAGAAGTACCCTATCCCATTTTGAAAAACCATTTGGGTAATGAGACCCTGTTTTATACTTCAGCGGCCTTCAATACCATGAATTTAAATGAATTTGCCTCAGATCAGTATTTGAGTTTACGGTACCGACACTTTTTTGAAGGGTTTCTATTGAATAAGATTCCATTGATTAAAAAATTGAAATGGAGAGCAGTGGCTAATGCTAATTTCTTGTATGGATCTGTACAGGATAAAAACGTGGAGAATAGCCCAAACAGGGATCCAAATGGGAATCCACTGGAAACCTTTGGGAGTTTGGACCCTTATGTTCCATACGTAGAATTGGGGTATGGAATCGAAAATATTTTCAAGTTTTTCAGGGTGGATTTCTTTCATAGAATGACCTATTTGGATAATCCTGAAGCGAAGCCTTTTGCAGTGAAAATAAGTGCTCAGATAATTCTTTAA
- a CDS encoding 6-bladed beta-propeller, with the protein MNSFCQLSIYFLSGLIFYSCSTAKTSENSVSIDDLEVIKINLSEARKGKLSEFFEPMIEYIWLKDDSEDAQLSAGLHKIHFYKDKILTLDIYGCHCIKVFDKSGQYLSKIRAYGEGPGKYLDLDNFMVVNDEVLVMGVYPPKLIWFSLEGDFLREEKLKSNITAGVFLDSLERYHFSSSPYRTEKYIVHGMNSDFRDTTNYFPTIEGRYYGDFSGRNNYILSGEDKYFTLAFQDTVFKLKGDNYIPKLVFDFGKYRQDLEEFKRKLDEVDPMVRLDFLNKKSKLYFVPNSSLILSEKYFFSSFMYEGISFNVFYDRKKQETTVWNWGIENDLDEGYNPYTIQSVFDEGRHAGLRISGVELFDMLEMKREELGNEAFENYIQGKGKRFAEVATAAKESENPVLIIYTVKK; encoded by the coding sequence ATGAATAGCTTTTGTCAACTGTCCATTTACTTCTTAAGTGGATTGATTTTTTATTCCTGTTCTACTGCTAAAACTTCGGAAAATTCAGTATCGATTGATGATCTGGAAGTCATTAAAATAAACCTTTCTGAAGCTAGAAAAGGGAAACTTTCTGAATTTTTTGAGCCTATGATAGAATATATATGGCTGAAAGATGATTCTGAAGATGCCCAATTGAGCGCTGGATTACACAAGATTCATTTTTATAAAGACAAAATTCTGACTTTGGATATTTATGGCTGCCATTGTATCAAGGTCTTTGATAAATCTGGTCAATACCTCTCAAAAATCCGAGCATATGGAGAAGGTCCAGGGAAATATTTAGACCTGGATAATTTTATGGTTGTCAATGACGAAGTTTTAGTTATGGGGGTTTACCCTCCAAAATTGATTTGGTTTTCTTTGGAAGGTGATTTTTTGAGAGAAGAAAAATTAAAGAGTAATATTACTGCAGGTGTTTTTTTGGATTCTTTGGAACGCTATCATTTTTCAAGTTCTCCTTATAGGACCGAAAAATACATTGTCCATGGGATGAATTCAGATTTTAGGGATACAACAAATTACTTCCCAACTATTGAGGGACGATATTATGGGGATTTTTCAGGTCGTAATAATTATATTCTATCAGGAGAAGACAAGTATTTTACACTTGCATTTCAAGACACTGTTTTTAAACTTAAAGGAGATAATTATATTCCCAAATTAGTTTTTGATTTTGGAAAATATCGTCAGGATTTAGAGGAGTTTAAAAGAAAATTGGATGAGGTAGATCCTATGGTAAGATTAGACTTCTTGAATAAAAAATCAAAACTCTATTTTGTGCCTAACTCATCTTTGATCCTATCTGAGAAATATTTTTTTAGCTCTTTTATGTATGAGGGAATATCTTTCAATGTTTTTTATGATCGAAAAAAACAGGAAACAACGGTGTGGAATTGGGGAATAGAAAATGATCTAGATGAAGGATATAATCCTTATACTATCCAAAGTGTTTTTGATGAAGGCAGGCATGCCGGTTTGAGGATATCTGGTGTTGAACTTTTTGACATGTTGGAAATGAAAAGAGAAGAACTCGGGAATGAAGCCTTTGAAAATTATATCCAAGGAAAAGGGAAAAGGTTTGCTGAAGTGGCTACTGCTGCCAAAGAATCTGAAAATCCTGTATTAATTATTTATACTGTGAAGAAATAA